Within the Arachis duranensis cultivar V14167 chromosome 10, aradu.V14167.gnm2.J7QH, whole genome shotgun sequence genome, the region TCATAGTTTTAAGAACCTTCTCATTGAAAAAGTTAAACTGTTAGAAACAAATGAACGAACGGCTTTATATCTTAACAGTATCCTTATTAAACATTAAATGGATACAAGCATGCATGGTTGTGTGATGCAAAATTTGATTAGCTGAGATGGTTATACAGGATGCATGCAACTTTGAGGGAAATAACATAAAGTCACTCTTGTTGTTTTTGTATTCAATTATGACTCAAAAGTAATTAATACATGCAGGGATGCGATGCATCTTTGATGCTAATTGGGAACAATACTGAGCAAACTGATCCAGGAAATAGGTCTGTTGGTGGATATTCAGTTATAGAATCAGCAAAAAGACTCCTTGAGATGCTTTGCCCTGAAACTGTTTCTTGTGCGGATATCATTGCTCTTGCAGCCAGAGATGCAGTTGGAATTGTAAGTTTCTCCCTCACACTGCATGCTCATATTCTTCGACAATGCATGCATCAtattaggtggaaactcatatGCAGTTgttttcatgtgaagttgatggttgaaaatcattaaattgtaatttagtcaaacatatcaaatcatctaacagtTCTCAGCATTAACTTCATATAAAAACAACTGCATGTGAGTCTTCACCATCACATCAATATAAGGTGGTTAATTAATTCAATTGAAGTGCTTTTGAGAATAGGCTGGTGGACCAATGGTTCAAATTCCCACAGGAAGAAGAGATGGAATGGTTTCGCTTGCTTCGAATGTCAGGCCTAACATCGTGGACACAAGTTTTACAATGGATGAGATGGTTAAGCTTTTCACATCTAAAGGATTGTCTGTTCTTGATCTTGTCATCCTTTCAGGTGCATGTTCTTGATCTTGATCTTTCTCAGTGTTCTTTTAACATCATATTAGATACTTAATTAGTGATGGCTAGTCTTTGCAGGAGCTCACACCATCGGAGCGGCTCATTGCAATGCATTCAGAGGCCGATTCCAAGAAGACACGAAGGGACGGCTCACACTCATCGACAAGACTCTGGACAGTAACTATGCTGTTGAGCTAATGAAACAGTGTCCAGCAAGTGCAATGGCATCTGCTACAGTGAACAATGATCCTGAAACACCTATGGTCTTTGACAACCAGTACTATCGGAATCTCTTGGTGCACAAAGGGCTTTTCCAGTCAGATTCTGCTTTGCTGAATGAAAACAGCACAAGAACAATGGTGAAGGATTTTGCAAACAATCAACAacttttctttgtaaattggaGCCAAGCTTTCTTGAAGCTCACAAGTGTTGGAGTGAAAACAGGGAATGAGGGTGAAATTAGACGTACTTGTGCATCAACTAATGCATAAGGAATGAAAAGTGGTTGTACAGACAAACATGGTTCTCTATGCATAAAGACAAACAGCTTTTCTACAAGATTGtatttgtgtctttactatgattttgtttgGGTAAGCTTATaacaaaagatatttttttgaattatcttttttgaaaagatcttataaaaaaagcaaaaataaatttatgttttGATATCTTAcgcaaaaaaatcttttatttatcaattatatttggatataacaatataaaagtatttttgtttatttattatgtgaaattttttttgagaaaaaatattttaaaaaatatgtgaacggtagcttctcaaaaaaagaggctaattttattttatatggaaaaaatattggtgtttttgttgaaaaatgGAATTATTTAGTGTAATTACCCTTGCGTATTGGAGACGTGTTATCATTCTGGCAACATGCAAGATGTGTGGACATGTGTCAACATTTTGGTCATTACCTAAGATGCGTGTTGAACACTTTTTTTACACATCCACAATACTGTAATACatttcaaatattaattttcaaCCAAAATACTATcttcatttttatattaaaaataatttatgtaaaaaaaatattttttatttttctaatacttttatttttattactaaaaatttattaaatatactaaataataaaaaatatttttttattaaaatatttttttctatcaacTTAATGACGCCAAACAGCTACTATCTCTTAGTGTCAACTATTCTACCAATTTATCAAATCTTTAGTGTGTCAATCTTTTCAAACCTCAAGAACCATAGAACAAGGAAAATGTTTGAATATGTTGGAGTTATTTCTGAGAGGAAGAATGGTGCCTAAATTAAGAGGAGATCACAACATTTATCATGGCTGTCAATATTCATACGCACCTTCTCTGTGCTAAAGGATATCCCTTGTCCATGCTCCATAGTCTTCTTAGAAGAAAAGGATTAATCTCTCTTTGGGCATAGTCAAGTTTGTTTTTCAATTGATGCTCTCACTATAAAgaaaattattgtttttctttaaagCCATAGTTTGGCTCTGAGTCTAATTGTAACAGAAAACCAACTTTAATCAGTTAATAGtagtcaattttttattataaaattattctcttaattttattttgggttaagtatgattttggtctctaagatataggtcaaaaaatttttttcgccATCAATCTTGTTTTGTATACAAAATCGTCCGTAAGGTTTAAAACAAGTTTTAAAATTGtcatttttacttaaatattaaaattttggatcaaattacttataacaaaaaattataaaaaaagaaaaaaagagtgtTTCTGCTCTTGCAAAACGATAAGGAAAAAAGAAATTGTTCACAATCCACTTTTACTTCTGTTTATGCTTCTACATTTGTACTtttaaggacgattttaaaactaagttaaattttagagacgattttatatgaaaaaaaggttcaagacaaaaaaaaatttcaatttatatcTTAAAGACCAAAATTATACTTAACCCTTTTATATTATTTGGAAGAGATTAAGGTTTAAAGTTAtgatttaggatttaaaatttaaaataaaaaagataattttaaaaaataggtTGATATTAGCGGAAAAAATTAACTCTCTAGTTAAATTCTAACTATTTATCACAAACATAAAGTTGTCCATGGTGCCTCTGaagtaagaaattaaaaaatttcctttgccattagtgtttatttttaagatttaaagcTTACCCATATTTTGGAGTTATTTATGAATTTGCGCTTACGAATATAAGCTTTAGTTTTGGAGTAGTCGTTCAAGTTTCAACTCGAAGTATATTTTGTCAGATTCGAACATATCATTTTTATTGGGTGTTATCTTTTTTAATCGGATTTGTGTTATCATTCGGATAACTTGGTTCAATTTAAAgttgtattttataaaaatatatattttaaagtaagaGTAATAAcagaatattatattttatatttcagttaTTATATGGTgtagtatatttattttaatataaatatgatataatatttgttaaatttaatttttaaaaataaaattttattaattttttatataaaatttataaatttatgtatattaattttatattagatcGAATTAATCtggtttaatataatttatttttttggtgactaatataatttattttaaattagtttaaagTTGAGTTAAAATAAATTCGGTATAATATTAGAGTCTAATTAAACTTAGTCCGGTatagtttattttaattatatttagcgAGTATTTGGGCCGGGCTGAAcaaaattttagaagaaaaaacccaataaaatatTGGGTTCTGTACGAATCTTATTCATTTTTGCGTCCTTACATTTTATTGTTCCACCGCCCAGACCTAAACCTCTCTAGAGTCTCGGCTTTTCCCTCAGTCCCGCTGCTTACCCTATTTTCTGCTGTTACTGTTTCTTGGAGGAGCAACCAATTATGGCGGATGTCGCCGTGATGAGAGAGATTGAGGCCACCGCCTCACGTCTTGGTGTAGATCTCTCCGCCATTGATCTTGACTCCATTCGCCTCCCTCCTGATGACGACCTCGGCATCCAAAGGTACCAACTTTTTACCTTTTCATAACCCCACTGAAGAAATTTATCTTGGATAGTTGtccatcttttaattttacTGCCCCTTGTTCTTGGGTATCTATAATTAGGGTTTGAATGGTTTGTTTGATATTTATTGTTGCGTGAGAATATATTTGGGGCGGATTTCAATAAATGTTGATTTTCTATAATAACAGTGATGATGAAGATGTTTACCAAGAGGAAAATCTGGAGTTTGATACTGGGTTTGGGAACATTATAGTGGT harbors:
- the LOC127742380 gene encoding peroxidase 46, with the translated sequence METRRVILSIAVSSLFVFSFADSLSFNFYAASCPSAEFIIRDIVTSSSSNDPSIPGKLLRLVFHDCFVEGCDASLMLIGNNTEQTDPGNRSVGGYSVIESAKRLLEMLCPETVSCADIIALAARDAVGIAGGPMVQIPTGRRDGMVSLASNVRPNIVDTSFTMDEMVKLFTSKGLSVLDLVILSGAHTIGAAHCNAFRGRFQEDTKGRLTLIDKTLDSNYAVELMKQCPASAMASATVNNDPETPMVFDNQYYRNLLVHKGLFQSDSALLNENSTRTMVKDFANNQQLFFVNWSQAFLKLTSVGVKTGNEGEIRRTCASTNA